DNA from Deinococcus radiopugnans ATCC 19172:
CGGTGGTGATGTCGGCGATGTCGTCCACCGCCGTCTGCTTGCCCGCGTTGCTCACCAGAATGTCCAGCCCGCCCAGACCTTCCACGGCTTTCTGCACCAGTTCCTTGCAGAACGCCTCGTCCTTCAGGTCACCGGGAATCACCACCGCTTTCTGTCCCGCGTCCTCGATCAGCTTGATGACTTCCTCAGCGTCGCTGTCCTCCACCTTCAGGTAGTTCAGCGCCACGTCGGCCCCCTCGCGTGCGAAGGCAATGGCGACCGCCCGCCCGATGCCCGAGTCGGCCCCGGTGATCAGCGCCTTGCGGCCTTTCAGGCGGCCAAAGCCGACATAGCTGTCCTCGCCGTGGTCCGGCCTGGGGTCCATCTCGCCCGCCAGCCCAGGGGCCGACTGCGGCTGTTTGGGAAACGGCGGACGCGGGTACATGCTCTGTGGATCGCGCATCTCGTACTGGTTTTTCACGGGGTCACTGGTCATGTCCGGCAGTGTTGCCGCCACGCCGGCCCCGAAATCCCCACGCCCCCACACTTGAAAGGTTGTTTCAAGGCATGGTGTACGGACCCTGAACCATCAGCCCAGCGGCGCCCGGTTGGCCTCACGCTGGCTCAGAAAATCCTTGACGCTCTGGGCGGCCCGCGCGTTCATACCCGGCACGGCGGCGATCTGCGCCACCGGGGCGGCGGCCAGGTCTTCCAGACTGGAGAACTCCTCGAGCAGCGCGTCCCGCCGCTTCTGCCCGATGCCCGGCAGATCGTCGAACACGCTGCGGAGCATGTCCTGGCCGCGCAGTTTTCGGTGGTAGGTGATGGCGTACTGGTGCACCTCGTCGCGCACGGCGATCAGAATCCGCAGCGCCGGATGGGTGTGCAGCAGCAGCAGCTCACGGTTCACGCCCACCTCTGTTCCCGTCTCCAGCCACCACTGCGCCCCGTAGCGCCCCGGCAGGATGATGGTCTCCTCGCGCTTGGCGAGGCCCACCACCGGCACCTGAATATTCGCCTCCTTCAAGGCGTCGAGGGCGGCGTTGACCTGCCCGCGCCCGCCGTCGATCACGATCAGGTCCGGCAACGGCAATTTGTCGGCCAGGCTGCCGGTGAAGCGCCGGTGTACGGTCTGTTTCATGGCGGTGTAGTCGTCCGGGTGATCCAGTCCCTTGACCTTGAATCGGCGGTGTTCCCCGCGCCGCGCCCGCCCGCCCTCGAAGACCACCATGCCCGAGACGATGTTGGTGCCGAACAGGTTGGAGTTATCAAAACCCTCGATGCGCCACGGGCGATCCGGCAGCGCCAGCACCTCGCGCAGCGCGTCGAGGCCCGGATGGTCACCCCGCCGCTCCAGCAGCGCCAGCTCGGAATCCAGGCCGTTGACCGCGTTGCGCTGCGCCATCTCCACCAGGTCCACCTTGTCGCCGCGCCGGGGCATCCGCATGGCCGTTTTGCGCCCGGCCTTCTCGCTTAAAAATTCGCTCCACAGCGGCGCGTCCTCAAACTCGGCGGGCAGCAGGATCAGCGGCGGCACGTGCGTGGCCTGGGTGTAGTAGTCCTGCACGAAGGCCCCCACGATCTCGCCGGGCGTGCCTTCCTCGGCGTTGGTCAGGAAGCGCTTGTCGCGGCCCACCACGCGCCCGCCGCGCATGCGGAACAGCTGCACCATCGCGTACTCCCCGGCCTGCGCCACCCCCAGGAAGTCCAGGTCGGTCTCGTCGCTCACGAAGGCGTGCTGCTCGGTGCCGAACAGCTTCTGCACCGCCTGCACGCGGTCACGCACGCGGGCGGCCTGCTCGAAGTCCTGGCCCTGCGCGGCCACCTTCATGTCTTCTTTCAGGCGTGAGATGACGGGTGCGGCGCGGCCCTCCAGCAGCGATTTCACGTCGTCCACCACGCGGGCGTATTCCGGCGGGTCGGCCTGGTCCACGCACGGCCCCAGGCAGCGGCCCATGTGGTAATTCAGGCACGGGCGCGGTTTTTTCTGCATGGGCAGCCCGCTGTTCTTGCGCAGCGGGAACATGGTGTCGATCAGGTGCTTGACCCGCCGCACCGCCGAGGAATCCGGGTACGGCCCGTAGTAGCTGCCGCCGTCCTTCAGGACCCGCCGCGTCACCACCAGCATGGGAAACGCCTCGTTGGTCAGCTTCAGGAACGGGTAGTGCTTGTCGTCCTTCAGGGTGACGTTGTAGTGCGGGCGGTGCTGCTTGATCAGGTTGGCCTCTAAGACCAGCGCCTCGACCTCGTTGCGCGCGGTGATGAATTCCAGCGACTCGGCCAGTGCGGTGAACTTGCCGCTCTTGCCGCCCGCCTTGAAGTGCTGCCCCACCCGGCTGCGGATGTTGTTGGCCTTGCCGATGTAAATGGGCACGCCCCCCTTGCGAAACAGGTACACGCCGGGGGTGGTGGGCAGCACGGGCAGATCGTCGAAATGCACGTGCCCAGCATAGGGGAGCGGCGGGGCGCGCACCGTGACAGCGGTTTCCGAAAGCCTTCAGGCTGCGGCGTCCTCAAACAACCGTGGCGCAGACCAAGGTCTGTCGGCGCCGCCGCTCTAGACTGCCGCGAATGTCCGTCCCGCCCTCAAACAGGCTTGTAACCCTGACCGTCAACCGTTTTGCCGCCGCCGACACCCGCGCGGGCATGCGGCGCATGGCGACGGACCACGTCTACCTGCGCGGTCTGCCGGGTCTGGAGTTCTACCGGCTGCTGGGGACGGGTCAGGGCGTGAAACTCTCGTTGAGCGTGGACCCGCGCCGCTGGGCGCGCTTCGCCGTGTGGCAGTCGCGAACCGCCTTCGAGCTGTTCGAGGCCAGCCCCTGGCGCCGGAAGGAACGGGGGCTGGTGGCCGACACCGCCACGCTGCTGCTGTCGCCTGTGCGCTGGCATGGGCGCTGGGCGGGTCAGGAACCGCTGGGCCGCGCCGCCGCCCACGCTTCTTCCGGCGAACGTCCGGTGGCGGTCCTGACCCGCGCCGTGATTCGACCGGCGCGGCTGGCGGCCTTCTGGCGCGCGGTGCCGGGCACGCAGGTCTTCGCGGCAGATCAGCCCGGTCTGATCTCCGCCCTGGGGCTGGGTGAGTGGCCGCTGCTGCAGCAGGCCACCTTCAGCGTGTGGCAGGACGAGGCGAGCATGCGGGCCTACGCGTATCAGGGCCACGCGCACCGCCGTGCCATCGCCCGCACCCGCCAGGAAAACTGGTACAGCGAGGAGTTGTTCGCCCGGTTCGAGGTGCAGGAGGTCCGGGGCGTGTGGGCGGGGCTGCCGTCTGACATGTCCTGACTGACTAGAATCCGGCGGTGACCTCCTCCCGTCTTTTTCTGGCCCGGCATGGGCAGACCTCCGGCAATGTCGCGGGCATCCTGCGCGGCGCCGACAGCCGGCATGACGAATTGACCGCCGAGGGCGAGGCCCAGGCCCTCGCGTTGGCCGACAAGATCGCCGCCCTTGATCCCGATTCGCCGCGGGTCTACGCCAGCACCTACACCCGTACCCAGCAGACGGCGGCCCCCATTGCCCAGTTGCTCGGCGTGCCCGTGACGGTTCTGGACGGCATTCAGGAAATTGATCCCGGGGAATGGCGTGGTCGCCCGTACAGCGATCTGAAAACGCACTTTGACGAACTGATTGGCCCGGACGACCGCGTGTCGTTTCCCGGCGGCGAGAGCCAGGGCGAGGTGGCGGACCGCTTCGAGGCGGCCCTGCACACCGTTCTGGCGCGGCCCGGCACGCCCATTGTCGTTTCGCACGGCGGCGCCCTGACCTCGGTGCTGATCCGTCTGTTGCGCCTCCCGGTGGTGGAGAGCTGGCGCTCTGGGCGCTTTGCCCCGGAAAACGCCGGAGTGTCTGAACTGTGCCGCACGGTGCACGGATGGCAAATTAAGAAGTAAGCGAATCAAAATTTCACGATCTAGAATTATCGTGAATCATTTCACTTACTATAAACCCAGAGAGGGACGAGCCACGTTCTCAATCCTGCCGGATCACCCGTTCGTAGGCTGCCAGATACTGCGGCACGATGTGGGCGGGGGAAAAGCGCGAGGTGGCTGCGTGCCTCGCCGCCGTGCCCATGCCCAGATAACGTTCGCGGTCCCGCAGGATGCTCAGTGCGGCGTCGGCCATGCCGTCCACGTCACCCACCGGGCGCAGAAGGCCGGTCACGCCGTCCTCGACGACTTCCGGAATGCCGCCGGCACGGGCCGCCACCACCGGCACCTCGCAGCTCATGGCCTCCAGCGCGGCCAGGCCGAAGCTCTCGTTGCTGCTGGGCAACACGAACAGGTCACTGATGCCCAGCACGGTCTCCACGTCGGGGAAGGACCCCAGGAAATGCGTGCGGCCAATCACGCCCAGCTGCTGCGCGAGTTCAAAGGCGCGGGGACGCTCGGGCCCGTCGCCGATCATCAGCAGCCGGGCCGGCATCTCGGAGGCCACGCGGGCGAACACCTGCACCACGTCCTCAACCCGTTTGACCGGACGGAAATTGCTGACATGCACCAGCAGGGCCTCCTCCGGATGGGCAAAGCGCAGCCGCACCTCGGGGTCGGTGATGCGCCGGAACCGCCCCGCGTCCACAAAGTTGTGAATCACCTCGATCTCGCGGTCCACGCCGAAGACCTCACGTGTCTGATCCGCCAGAAACTGCGACACGGCAGTCACATGGTCGCTGCGCTCAATGGCGTGGCGGGTGGTGTGCCGGAAGGCCGGTTCGGCGCCCACCAGCGTGACGTCGGTGCCGTGCAGCGTGGTCAGCACCCGGCCCGCGCCGACGATGGCACGGGCGTGGATGGCCGCCGTGGCATGCGGAATGGCGTAGTGCGCGTGCGCGAGTTCCACCCCGTATTCCAGCATCACCTCGGTCAGGGTGTTGGCGGCGGCCAGCTCCGGGTACGGTTGTTCGAACAGGGCGTAGGCGAAGCCGCTGACCTGATGGAAATACGGCCCGCGCATGCCGCCCTGTCCCGACAGCCGGAACGGCTGCGCCGAGCCGACGAAATGCACCTCGTGTCCGGCCCGCGCCACCTGCAGGCCCAGTTCGGTGGCGACGACGCCCGAGCCGCCAGCGCTGGCGTGGCACAGCACGGCGACCTTCAAAGGGGAAATCCTGTTGGTGGGCGGCAAAAGGAGGGACTGGGCATGGCCGGAAAGTATAGCGTTCCCTGTGAAGCCCTCCCCGTAAACCTTAAGGATTGCACCGGGCCATGATCGGCGTGGACCCCCCCCGGTACCCCCGCAGCCCCGTGTTCAACGAGGAAAACAGCACAGACAACTTGATGAGCCGAAGCTGAGAATAGATGAATGATCGCTGTACTGACCGACTCGACCTGTGATCTTCCGCTGGAAGACGCCCGCAAACTGGGCGTCCACATCATTCCCCTGACCGTTCACATGCAGGAGCGCGACCTGCTCGACTGGCAGGAGGTCGATCCCGATGCCGTCTACCACCACATGAAGTCGGGCGGGACGGCCAGCACCACGCCGGTGGCTGTGGCCGCCTTCGCCGCCCGGTACCGCGAACTGCTCGACACCCACGACGAGGTGGTCAGCATCCACCTGTCGGGCAAGCTCTCCGAGACCGTGGAGCATGCCCGGCGGGCCGTGACGCTGCTGAACATGGAACGGCGCATTCATGTGGTGGACAGTGGACTGGCCAGCAGTCCCCTGGCCGAAGCGGTGCTGGCCGCCCGCACGGCCATCCTGAGCGGAGGTGACCCCGCAAGTGCGGTGCAGGCCGCCAGGGCCGTCTGCGATCAGATCCACACCGAATTCAGCGTGCTGTCGCTGGACTACCTGCGTCGGAGCGGGCGGATTGGCCGCACCCAGGCTTTTTTCGGCAATGCCCTGGGCCTGCGCCCGATCCTGGGTTTCGAGGGCGGCGAACTCAAGGCCCTGCGGCGCTGCAAGGCGGACCACGCCATTCCGGACATGCTGGGTGGGCTGCGTGCCCGCTTCGGCGATCAGCCGCTGTCCATCTCGGTGATTCACGCCGGGCGCGACAGTGGCCGCATCCAGGCCCTGCGCCACGCCGTGACCACCAGCGGCCTGAATGTCAAACAGGCCCGCATGCAGCTGATGGGTCCGGTGATCGGCGCGCACGTGGGGCCGGGAACGTTTGGATTTATGGCCCGCCCGGCCTGAGCGGTGATACGGGCGAGGGGACGCGGCACAAACTTAGCCGCGTCCCCTCGTTTCTGTTGAGTCTTACGCCGTCAGTCCGTCCGCCTCCAGCCGCTCCAGGTAAGCCGCGCCGCCCTCGACCTCGGCCCTGAACCCGGACGCCTCACCGAAGACCAGCGTCTCGGCCAGCGTCTCGGACATCAGGTACTCCTGCCACGCCTCGGCGGCGGCGCGGGCGTCGCCTTCCAGCTCCAGATGCAGGGTGATGCGGTCCTGCACCTCGAATCCGGCCCGCTTGCGCCCGTCCTGGATGCCGCGCACCAGATCGCGGGCCAGTCCCTCCAGCTCCAGCTCGCGCGTCAGCGCCGTGTCGAAAGCCACCAGATACCCGGCCTCCTCCTGAGCGGCGTAGCCTTCGGGGGACTGGGCGTCCACCAGCACCTCGTCCGGCCCCAGCTCGAAGCGCTCGCCCGTCGGCGCGATGACCTCAAACTGCTGGCCGTCCCGCACCGCCCGCGCGATCTCGGAGGCGTCCGCCGCCGCCAGCGCTGCGCGCACCTGCGGCACCGCCTTGCCGAATTTCTTGCCCAGCAGCGGCAGGTTGGGGCGCAGCGTGTAGCTGACCAGCTCGGCGTACTGGTCCAGCAACTCCACCTCCTTCACGTTCAGTTCCTCGCGAATCTGTCCCTCGAACCGGCCCAGCGCCGCCGTCATCTGGGGCGTGCGGGCCCGCAGCAGCACGCGCGGAAGCGGCTGGCGCTGGCGCATCCCGCTGCCGGCACGCACCGCCCGGCCCAGTCCCACCACACGCAGCACGGCGTCCATCTCGCCCACCAGCGCCGGGGCCGCGAGCGACTCGTCCACCGTGGGCCAGCCGGACAGATGGACGCTTTCCGGCGCGGTGTCGTCCACACTCCGCACCAGATTCTGGTACAGCGTCTCGGCCAGGAACGGCGTGAACGGCGCGGTCAGCTGCGTCACCGTCACCAGCGCGTAGTGCAGCGTGGCGTAGGCGCTCAGATCCACCTGCCCGTCCCCAGACCAGAAGCGCCTGCGGTTGCGCCGCACGTACCAGTTGCTCAGATCCTCGGTCACGAAGTCCTGCAGCGCCCGACTTGATCCGGTGGGATCGTAGTTTTCCAGCCGCTCGGTCACGACTGTAATCAGCGCCTGCACCTTCGCCAGCAGCCATCTATCGACTTCCGGGCGTTCCTCCAGCGGCGGTGCGGCCCGCAAGTCCGGTTGGTCCAGATTGGCGTACAGCACAAAGAAGCTGTAGGTGTTCCATAGTGTGAGGAAGTAGCTGCGGAACGCCTCGCCCACCAGGTTCATGCCGAAGCGCCGGGACAGTTCCGGCGGCGCGGACACGTACATGTACCAGCGCGCGGCGTCGGCGCCGTACTGCTCGAACACCGCCCAGGGATCGACGATGTTCCCCTTGCTCTTGGACATCTTCAGGCCCTTCTCGTCCAGGATGTGCCCCGAGCAGATCACCGACTTGTACGCCACCGAATCGAAGACCATCGTGCCGATCTGGTGCAGGCTGTTGAACCACCCGCGCGTCTGATCGATGGCCTCCGCGATGAAGTCGGCGGGAAAGCCCCCGTCCTCAAACTTCGCCTTATTTTCAAACGGATAGTGGTGCTGCGCGAACGGCATCGAGCCGCTGTCGTACCACACGTCCATCACGTAGGGCACGCGCCGGTACGTCTCGCCGCCCAACTCGAAGGTGATGTCATCCACGTAGGGGCGGTGAGGATCGAAGTTCTCCCCCGTGACTTCAGGCCGCCCGCTGAGTTCCGCCAGTTCGGCGTAGCTGCCCACCACCTTGTACTTGCCCCCGTCCGCTGTTTCCCACACCGGCAGCGGCGTGCCCCAGTAGCGGTTGCGCGACAGGTTCCAGTCGATCAGGTTTTCCAGCCAGCCGCCATAGCGCCCGTTCTTGATGTGCGGCGGGTGCCAGTCGATACTCTGGTTCAGCTCGATCAGCCGCTCTTTCAGGGAGGTGTTGTTCAGGTACCAGCTCTCGGTGGCGTAGTACATCAGCGGCGTGCCGCAGCGCCAGCAGTGCGGGTAGCTGTGCATGAAGTTCTTGTCGCGCCACATCACACCGCGCGCCTTGAGATCCCGGATGATGTCCGTGTTGGCGTCGCGGAAAAACACGCCCTTCCACGGGCCGTAACGGTGCTTTCCTTCAGGATCGACGCCCACGATCACCGGGAAGCCGTAGTTCTTCGCCAGCCGCATGTCGTCCTCGCCAAAGGCCGGGGCGGTATGCACGATGCCGGTGCCGTCGCTGTCGGAGACGTAGGTGTCCAGGCCGCTCATCCAGATCGGGGCGCCGTCGCCCTCCGCCTCATACGCCTCGGTGTACAGAGGCTCGTAGCTCAGCCGATCCAGTTCCGTTCCCCGGAACGACTTCACGACTTCCGCGCCTTCGCCCAGCACCTCATTCAGCAGCGTGCGGGCCAGGATCAGCACCTTGCCGTCCTTGTCCTTCGCCGCCACGTACTCGAACTCCGGATGGATCGCGACGCCCACGTTGTACGGCAGTGTCCACGGCGTCGTCGTCCACACCAGAAATGCCGCGCCCGCCTCCAGCCCGATTTTTTGTGGCTCCTTCAGATCCAGCGCCACGTAGATGCTGGGATCCTGGATGTCCTTGTAGCCGTCGCTGACCTCGGCGTTGGACAGCGTGGTGCCGTCTTTGGGGCAGTACGGCGCGACGCGGAAGCCCCGGTACAGCAGCCCCTTCTTCTCCAGCTCGGCCACGCTCCACCACACCGACTCGATGTAGTCCTTGTGCAGCGTCATGTAGGCGTCGTCCAAGTCCACCCAGTAGCCCATGCGCTCGGTGAACCTGCGCCAGTCGGCCTCGTACACGAAAACGCTCTGGCGGCATTCGGCGTTGAACTTGTCGATGCCGTAGGCCTCCACCTCGCGCTTGGAGTTCAGGCCCAGTTTTTTCTCGACGCCGATTTCCACCGGCAAGCCGTGCGTGTCCCAGCCGGCCTTGCGCGGCACGTGGAAGCCCTGCATGGTCTTGAAGCGCGGAAACAGATCCTTGAAACTGCGCGCCTGGACGTGGTGGATGCCCGGCTGCCCGTTGGCGGTAGGCGGCCCCTCGTAAAAGGTGTAGACCGGGCCGGCGGCGGTCTGCTCCAGGCTGCGCTCGAAGATTTTCTTTTCGGCCCACCACTGCTGGGTGGCCTCCTCTAACGCAGGAAATTTGGGATTGGCTTCGACGGGTTTGAAGGTGGACATGTTTCTCCTTCGGAGAGTGGATGGGTGACGGTTGAAAGTTGATGGAGAACAGGGGAGAGACGGTGCGTGGTCAAGTTTTTTC
Protein-coding regions in this window:
- a CDS encoding SDR family oxidoreductase, whose protein sequence is MTSDPVKNQYEMRDPQSMYPRPPFPKQPQSAPGLAGEMDPRPDHGEDSYVGFGRLKGRKALITGADSGIGRAVAIAFAREGADVALNYLKVEDSDAEEVIKLIEDAGQKAVVIPGDLKDEAFCKELVQKAVEGLGGLDILVSNAGKQTAVDDIADITTEQFDDTMKTNVYAMFWITQAALPHMPPGSTIINTTSIQASQPSKNLLDYAMTKAAIANFTGGLAKQVAEKGIRVNAVAPGPYWTALQPSGGQPQDKIPTFGEQAPLGRPGQPAEIAPLYVLLASQESSYMTGNVYASTGGTLY
- the uvrC gene encoding excinuclease ABC subunit UvrC, with the translated sequence MHFDDLPVLPTTPGVYLFRKGGVPIYIGKANNIRSRVGQHFKAGGKSGKFTALAESLEFITARNEVEALVLEANLIKQHRPHYNVTLKDDKHYPFLKLTNEAFPMLVVTRRVLKDGGSYYGPYPDSSAVRRVKHLIDTMFPLRKNSGLPMQKKPRPCLNYHMGRCLGPCVDQADPPEYARVVDDVKSLLEGRAAPVISRLKEDMKVAAQGQDFEQAARVRDRVQAVQKLFGTEQHAFVSDETDLDFLGVAQAGEYAMVQLFRMRGGRVVGRDKRFLTNAEEGTPGEIVGAFVQDYYTQATHVPPLILLPAEFEDAPLWSEFLSEKAGRKTAMRMPRRGDKVDLVEMAQRNAVNGLDSELALLERRGDHPGLDALREVLALPDRPWRIEGFDNSNLFGTNIVSGMVVFEGGRARRGEHRRFKVKGLDHPDDYTAMKQTVHRRFTGSLADKLPLPDLIVIDGGRGQVNAALDALKEANIQVPVVGLAKREETIILPGRYGAQWWLETGTEVGVNRELLLLHTHPALRILIAVRDEVHQYAITYHRKLRGQDMLRSVFDDLPGIGQKRRDALLEEFSSLEDLAAAPVAQIAAVPGMNARAAQSVKDFLSQREANRAPLG
- a CDS encoding spheroidene monooxygenase yields the protein MSVPPSNRLVTLTVNRFAAADTRAGMRRMATDHVYLRGLPGLEFYRLLGTGQGVKLSLSVDPRRWARFAVWQSRTAFELFEASPWRRKERGLVADTATLLLSPVRWHGRWAGQEPLGRAAAHASSGERPVAVLTRAVIRPARLAAFWRAVPGTQVFAADQPGLISALGLGEWPLLQQATFSVWQDEASMRAYAYQGHAHRRAIARTRQENWYSEELFARFEVQEVRGVWAGLPSDMS
- a CDS encoding histidine phosphatase family protein, with product MTSSRLFLARHGQTSGNVAGILRGADSRHDELTAEGEAQALALADKIAALDPDSPRVYASTYTRTQQTAAPIAQLLGVPVTVLDGIQEIDPGEWRGRPYSDLKTHFDELIGPDDRVSFPGGESQGEVADRFEAALHTVLARPGTPIVVSHGGALTSVLIRLLRLPVVESWRSGRFAPENAGVSELCRTVHGWQIKK
- the bshA gene encoding N-acetyl-alpha-D-glucosaminyl L-malate synthase BshA; the encoded protein is MKVAVLCHASAGGSGVVATELGLQVARAGHEVHFVGSAQPFRLSGQGGMRGPYFHQVSGFAYALFEQPYPELAAANTLTEVMLEYGVELAHAHYAIPHATAAIHARAIVGAGRVLTTLHGTDVTLVGAEPAFRHTTRHAIERSDHVTAVSQFLADQTREVFGVDREIEVIHNFVDAGRFRRITDPEVRLRFAHPEEALLVHVSNFRPVKRVEDVVQVFARVASEMPARLLMIGDGPERPRAFELAQQLGVIGRTHFLGSFPDVETVLGISDLFVLPSSNESFGLAALEAMSCEVPVVAARAGGIPEVVEDGVTGLLRPVGDVDGMADAALSILRDRERYLGMGTAARHAATSRFSPAHIVPQYLAAYERVIRQD
- a CDS encoding DegV family protein translates to MIAVLTDSTCDLPLEDARKLGVHIIPLTVHMQERDLLDWQEVDPDAVYHHMKSGGTASTTPVAVAAFAARYRELLDTHDEVVSIHLSGKLSETVEHARRAVTLLNMERRIHVVDSGLASSPLAEAVLAARTAILSGGDPASAVQAARAVCDQIHTEFSVLSLDYLRRSGRIGRTQAFFGNALGLRPILGFEGGELKALRRCKADHAIPDMLGGLRARFGDQPLSISVIHAGRDSGRIQALRHAVTTSGLNVKQARMQLMGPVIGAHVGPGTFGFMARPA
- the ileS gene encoding isoleucine--tRNA ligase is translated as MSTFKPVEANPKFPALEEATQQWWAEKKIFERSLEQTAAGPVYTFYEGPPTANGQPGIHHVQARSFKDLFPRFKTMQGFHVPRKAGWDTHGLPVEIGVEKKLGLNSKREVEAYGIDKFNAECRQSVFVYEADWRRFTERMGYWVDLDDAYMTLHKDYIESVWWSVAELEKKGLLYRGFRVAPYCPKDGTTLSNAEVSDGYKDIQDPSIYVALDLKEPQKIGLEAGAAFLVWTTTPWTLPYNVGVAIHPEFEYVAAKDKDGKVLILARTLLNEVLGEGAEVVKSFRGTELDRLSYEPLYTEAYEAEGDGAPIWMSGLDTYVSDSDGTGIVHTAPAFGEDDMRLAKNYGFPVIVGVDPEGKHRYGPWKGVFFRDANTDIIRDLKARGVMWRDKNFMHSYPHCWRCGTPLMYYATESWYLNNTSLKERLIELNQSIDWHPPHIKNGRYGGWLENLIDWNLSRNRYWGTPLPVWETADGGKYKVVGSYAELAELSGRPEVTGENFDPHRPYVDDITFELGGETYRRVPYVMDVWYDSGSMPFAQHHYPFENKAKFEDGGFPADFIAEAIDQTRGWFNSLHQIGTMVFDSVAYKSVICSGHILDEKGLKMSKSKGNIVDPWAVFEQYGADAARWYMYVSAPPELSRRFGMNLVGEAFRSYFLTLWNTYSFFVLYANLDQPDLRAAPPLEERPEVDRWLLAKVQALITVVTERLENYDPTGSSRALQDFVTEDLSNWYVRRNRRRFWSGDGQVDLSAYATLHYALVTVTQLTAPFTPFLAETLYQNLVRSVDDTAPESVHLSGWPTVDESLAAPALVGEMDAVLRVVGLGRAVRAGSGMRQRQPLPRVLLRARTPQMTAALGRFEGQIREELNVKEVELLDQYAELVSYTLRPNLPLLGKKFGKAVPQVRAALAAADASEIARAVRDGQQFEVIAPTGERFELGPDEVLVDAQSPEGYAAQEEAGYLVAFDTALTRELELEGLARDLVRGIQDGRKRAGFEVQDRITLHLELEGDARAAAEAWQEYLMSETLAETLVFGEASGFRAEVEGGAAYLERLEADGLTA